From Nocardia sp. NBC_00416:
CGGGTACCGCGCCGCGCTGCGAATTCTCAATGACCCCGACCGCTTTCCAGCCGATCCGCGGACCTGGGAGAAGACCGTGCCGGCGGATTGCCCGGTGCTGCCGGTGCTGCAGTGGCGTCCGAACGCGCCGCGCAGCAGCGGCGCCGCGCACGCCCGCTACCGGGGCGCCACCACCGCGGCCCTCGCCGGGGTCGACCTGCACGCGCTGCGCGGCACCGTGGAACGCTTCGCGGTGCCGCTGATCAACTCGTTCTGCTCGTCCGGTTCGGCCGATCTCGTCGGCCAATACGCGTTTCCGCTCACCTTCGAGGTCATCAACGCCGTGCTCGGCTGCCCCCCGGAGATCAGCGAACGGGCAGCCGCGGCGACAGCCGCGATCTTCGACGGTGTCGACTCCGAAAAGGGCAACCAGATGTTCGGGGAGGCGGTACAGGAACTGGTGGCGTCCAAGAGCACCGAGCCGGGCGACGATGTCACCACCCGGCTCCTGCGGCACGCGGCGGGGCTCGACGAAACCGAGATGACGCACCAGGTGGTCGCGCTGTACGGCGTCGGTATGGGGCCGATGCAAAGCCTGATCATCAATACCCTGTGCCTCATCCTGACCGACGACAGATTCGCCGACGAGATGCTCGGCGGGGTCCTGCCGACCCGGGACGCACTCGACGATGTGCTGTTCGACGACCCGCCGCTGCCCAATGCCAGTGTCACCTACCCCAGGCAGCCGGTCCTGATCGACGATGTCTGGCTGCCCGCCCATCAGCCCGTGGTGATCAGCCTCGCCGGATGCAACAACGACCCGGAGATCCGCGCCGGCGACCACAGCGGTAACCGCTCGCATCTGGCGTGGGGCGCTGGACCACACGCCTGCCCGGCCCAGGACACGGCCTATCTGATCGCCCAGGAGGCGATCGACCAACTGCTCGACGCGCTACCCGATCTCCGCCTGGCGGTTCCCGTGCAGGATCTGACGTGGCGGCCCGGGCCCTTGCACCGGACGCTCGCCGAGCTACCGGTCGCGTTTCCGCCGACGCCACCGCTGCCGATACTCTGACGCAGCCGTCGGGCCGCAGTCCGAGATCGGCCGCGCCGCCGTGGGATCCGGACCGCCGCGCGGGCTAGCGGGAGACCAGATCGGACGCCTTCGCACGCGGTGCCGGAACGAATCTCGGAATGTAGCGGAACATGACCCCCGCCCCGGCCGCGGAAACCACGCCCAGCGTCGCGACCGCGACACCGAGCGCGACGACGGTGGCGGCGGCCCCGGCGGCCAACGGCCCGAGGAACATGCCGAAATCGTGGGTCAGCCGCCAGGCGGCCAGGAACTCCGCGCGCGTCGCCGCCGGCGCGATATCGGCCCCCAGAGTCATGATCACGCCGTTGCCGAAACCGTTGCCGATACCCATGACCACCGCCACCGCGCCGATCGACCACATATCGTGGGACAGCGGGAGCAGGAAGTACGACACCGCGATGATGATCAGCGACGGGACCGCGATGAACCGGCGACCGTAACGGTCCATCAGCTGCCCGGCCGGATATGAACACAGCAGATCGAATGCGGCGCCGATGCCGAACACCAGGGAAGCCGACGCGGCATCGAGCCCGATGTGGTCGGCCCACAGCGGCAGCGCCGCCTCGCGCGAGGCACGGGCCGCGCCCATCAACAGCGAGCCGACCCCCAGCGTCGTCAGCAGCCGGTGATGGCGGCGCAGTATCGTACCCAGCGAAACTCCGCCCACCGGCGCGTCGTGCGCCCGGGGCGGATCGGCCACCCGCGACATCAGATACCCGGAGACGACGACACCGGCGAGCTGCACGGCGAACCCGCCGCGGGTCCCCAGGCCGAGAATCATCAGCGCGCCCGCGAACGGCCCGATCAGGAAGCCCAGCCGCCACATCAGCGCGAAGGTCGCCATGGCGCGGGCCCGCATCTCGGGCGGCACCACCTCGGCGAGATAGCTCTGCCGGGCCAGTCCCCACACCGCATTCGACACTCCCGTCAGCAGCGCCCCCACCGCCAGTACCGCCGGTGTCCAGGCCAGCAGCGAGAGCAGCACGCCGCAGGTCCCGATCACCGATCCGGCGATGATCGACCGGCGCTCACCGAACCGGGCGACCACCCGGCCTGCCGGGAGGTCGCCCAGTACCGCGCCGAGTCCGACGAGAGCGACGATCACCCCGGCCACACCCACGGAGGCGCCGAGGTCGCGGGCGGTCAGGGCGATCACCGGCGAACCGGCGCCCTGCCCGATCCCGAACACCGCGGACGGAAAGAAGACGGTGGGTAGCAGGGGTCGTAGCGTTGTCCAGGTGGAGGTCATGCGATCGACTCGGTCGATCCCCGGCCCTACCCCGCCACCTTTCCGTCCGGTCCCGCGTTCTCCGGGTAGGTGCCGTTGGCGTACGGGTTGAACTCGTTGGTGTAGATGTCCTGCGCGGACAGCTTCCCGCCCTCCACGTCACCGTTGCGGACCAGCCAGTCGACCCACAGCTGGATCTCCTGCTCGCGCACCACCCCGCCGGGCCCGGCGACACCGGTGCTCTTCCAGTAGTCGGCCTTGGCCGGGCTCTCCCCCTCGCGTCCGCGCCGGGCGATGATGTCCTTGAACTTCGCGATCACCTGGTCACGTGGAGTGGTCTGCGCCCAGCGGATGGCCCGCGCGGTGCCCTGGGTCAGATCGGCGACGGCGTCGCGGTTACGGGCGAGGAAATCGTCCCGGACGATGTAGGTGCCGTAGCTGAAGGCGCCGAAGAGCGCGCCGTCGGTGAACAGCGGCCGGATCCCGCCGCGGGCCACCGCCTCGTCGCGCCAGACGTCGAAGAGGGCGACAGCGTCGATCTGGCCCTGCCGCAACGCCGTTTCCGCGTTCACCGGCGGTACCACGGTCAATTCCACCTGGGCGATCTCGTCGTTGGACAGCCCCTGCCGCGCGAGCCATTCCCGCGCCACGAATTCGTGGTGTGCGCCCAGCGTGTTCACCCCGAATTTCTTGCCGATCAGATCCCGCGCACTGCGGATCGGACTGTCCTCTTTCACGTAGTACCCGGTGAAATTCTCCTGATCCGAGCCGTAGTAGCTGATCAGGGAGGTGACCGGGGAGCCGGCGGCGGCGAGTTTGACCACCGCCCCGTTGAACGCCCCACCGATATCGGTGGCGCCGGTGGCCGCGGACTGGATGTCCTGCGGGCCGCTGGTCGTGTTGCCGACCCATTCCAGCGCGACCTTGTCGAAATAGCCCAGATCGGCCGCGAGTTCGGGGTAGGTCACCTGGCTGGCCCAGCCCTGATACCGAATGACCGTCCTGCCGTCCTCGGTGGTCCGGGGTTCCGACGAGGTGCCGCATGCCGACATCAGGGAGACCGCCGCGAGCAGCGCGAAGAGTAGAGCCGGCACACGTTTACGCATTGCGTGATCATGACGATCACCCCCGCCGGGGACGAGGATTGCACTACCCGCGATTCCAATCGTTGTCCGGCCCGGGCGGGCGGGTGCAGCCTGGCATTCGTCACTGTGACCCGCGATGAGCCGAGACAGCCGCGCCGTCGCCGACGGAACGAGGGTTCGAATGACCGATGTGTACGAGCTGAGCACCGATGTTCTCGTGATCGGCGGCGGTCCCGCCGCGACCTGGGCCGCCCTGCGGGCCGCACGGGACGGCGCGGATGTGGTGCTGGCCGACAAGGGTTACTGCGGAACCAGCGGCGCCACCGCCTCGGCCGGGACCGGGGTCTGGTACGTCCCGCCGGACCCGATCGAGCGCGAGGCCGCGATCGCGAGCCGCGCGAGCCTGGGCGGCTATCTGGCGGATCGACGCTGGTCGACGCGCGTCCTGGACGAAACCTTCGCGCGGCTGAACGAACTCGCCGAAGAAGCCCGCTACCCGTTTCCGGTGGGACCGGACGGCCGGCAGCTGCGCAACGGCTTGCAGGGCCCGGAATACATGCGGCGGATGCGGATCCGCGCGCGCCGTGCCGGTGTGCGGATCCTGGACCACAGCCCGGTCACCGAATTGCTGGTCGATACGGCGGGCGCTGTCGCGGGGGCTGCCGGGTATCGGCGTCAGGCCGGGGAGGACTACCGGGTCCGGGCCGGGGCGGTGGTATTGGCCACCGGGGGTTGCGCATTCCAGTCGAAGGCACTGGGCTGCGATGTGAACACCGGCGACGGCGCGCTTTTCGCCGTGGAGGCCGGCGCGGAGTTGTCCGGGATGGAATTCTCGAACGCCTACGGCATCGCACCCGAGGGGACGTCGGTGACGAAAACAGCGTTCTACCATTTCGCCACCTTCTATCGCGCGGACGGCACCGTACTGGAGGGGGCCGGCGGCCGCAACCGCTCCCCGATCGCCGCGGAACTGCTGTGCGGCAAGGTGTTCTGCCGCCTCGACCGAGCCGATGAGCCTGCCCGCGCGGCGATGCGCCGGGCTCAGCCGAATTTCTTCCTGACCTTCGACCGCCTGGGCATCGATCCGTTCACCGATAAATTCTCGGTCACGCTGATCGCCGAGGGCACAGTGCGCGGTACCGGCGGCATCCGCCTTGTCGCCGACGATTGCGCGACCGGTGTCGCGGGCCTCTACGCCGCTGGTGACGCCGCCACCCGCGAGCTGATCTGCGGCGGGTTCACCGGCGGCGGCAGTCACAATGCCGCGTGGGCGATCTCGTCGGGGACCTGGGCGGGCGGCGGCGCGGCGGGGTATGCGCTGTCCCTGGGCGCGGGTGCTGCCAGGCGACGGGTCAGCGGAATCGGGGAGGCGGGCGCCCGGCCGGAAGGTCCGCGGATCACCGGCGACGCGCGCGCGGTGGTGTCCGCTGTCCAGCGTGAGGTCCTCCCCTACGACAAGAATTATCTGCGACGCGGCAGTGTGCTCGCCGATTCGCTGTCGACATTGGACGAGATCTGGTCGGATGTACGTGATTCGCTCGGCGGCGACGGCGCCGAACGGGTGCGCACCCGGCAGGCCGCGGCGATGACCGCGCACGCCCGCTGGATGTACCACGCGGCCCTGGCCCGCACCGAAACCCGCGGAATGGCGAAGCGGCTCGATTTCCCCGATCAGGACCCCGATCAGCAGTATCGCCTGATCACCGGCGGCGTGGACCAGGTCCGGGTCCGCCCGGACCACGCGGCCGTCCCGGCGGGAGCGGCGTCGTGATCGAACTCGTCTCGGCGCAGCGCTGCATCGCCTGCGACAAATGCATCGCCGTCTGCCCGACCAATGTTTTCGACCGGGGCGCCGACGGTATACCCGTGATCAGCCGGCACAGCGACTGCCAGACCTGTTTCCAGTGCGAGGCGAACTGCCCGGCCGACGCCCTCTTCGTGTCGCCGCGGACGACCCCCGAGCCCGAGTCCTCGGCCGCCGGGGATCAGGACGAACTGGTCCGTCGCGGCCTGCTCGGCAGCTATCGGGCGCAGATCGGCTGGGGTAAGGGGCGCAAACCCGGCACCCTGGAGGCAGTCGGACCCGCACTCCAGCCGAACGGGACACCGCTCACCAGCTGACCCCACGCCACCCGGACCCGGTGCGGCGGCGAACCCCGTGGCCGTCCTCTACTCCGCGCTCGCGGCGATCGCCTCGCTCTGGATGCGCTCGAATTGCGCGCCCATCGCCTCGGCCAGTGCGGTGGCGGCCGACAGCGGGCGCACCATCACCATCAAGTCGTCGATCTTGCCGTCCTCGTCGAAATGCAGGAAATCGCAGCCGGTGAGACGTTTGCCGGCGACCGTCGCCTCGAACACCAGGGCGTGATCGCGACCGTTGGGGTCGGCGATCTCCCGGATGTAGCGGAAGTCCTCGAACACCCGCAGCACCCCGCGCAGGATCGCCGCGGTGAGCGGTTTACCCGGGTAGGGCCGGAAAGCGACCGGACTGGTGAACACCACGTCATCGGCCAGCAGTGCCTCCACGGCGGCGATGTCACGGTTCTCTACGGCCTTGCGGAACGGATGCATCCAGAACCTCGCATAGTCGATTCGTCGTTCAGGTCCCCCGAACGCTAACCAGCTCGCCCGGGTGCTGTCCACGGCCGCCGCGAACTCCTCAGCCGGCCGTATGCGCGAGGACGGCGTCGGCCAGTTCCGCGTGCACCTCCGGCGGCAGGGTGTGGCCCATGCCCGCCACGATCCTCAGCCGCGCCCCCGGGATCTGCTCCGCGATGATTGCACCGTGTCCCGGCTTGACCGGCTCGTGGCTGCCCTCGATGACCAGGGTGGGCGCCTGCACCCGGTGCAACACGCCCACCGGCTCGAAGTCCGGCCCTGCCGCCGCGGCCAGCCGGTGATTGGCCACCGCTGACAGGTCGCGGGCCCGGTCGTGGACCCGCTCCTGCAGCCGACGCGCGGCGTCTTCGTCGAACGGCAGCCCGGTTCCGTGCAGCAGACGCTGCTCGGCGATCATGCCGTCGATCCGGTCGCGCCGATTCTCCGGCGGCGCGGCGGCAAGGAGCGCGCGGTAGAAGGCCACGAACTCCGGTGCCGGCTCGGGCAGGCTCCCTGCGGGTTGCGGTTGCCCCGTCAAGGCCCGCATGAGCACCTGACCTTCCCCGCCGCCGAGCGGTGAGGAACCGATCACGGTCAGCGAGCGCACCCGCTCCGGCCGTTCCACCGCGACGAACTGACCGAGCAACCCACCCGCCGACTGGCCGACCAGGTGCGCGCTGTCCA
This genomic window contains:
- a CDS encoding MFS transporter; the protein is MTSTWTTLRPLLPTVFFPSAVFGIGQGAGSPVIALTARDLGASVGVAGVIVALVGLGAVLGDLPAGRVVARFGERRSIIAGSVIGTCGVLLSLLAWTPAVLAVGALLTGVSNAVWGLARQSYLAEVVPPEMRARAMATFALMWRLGFLIGPFAGALMILGLGTRGGFAVQLAGVVVSGYLMSRVADPPRAHDAPVGGVSLGTILRRHHRLLTTLGVGSLLMGAARASREAALPLWADHIGLDAASASLVFGIGAAFDLLCSYPAGQLMDRYGRRFIAVPSLIIIAVSYFLLPLSHDMWSIGAVAVVMGIGNGFGNGVIMTLGADIAPAATRAEFLAAWRLTHDFGMFLGPLAAGAAATVVALGVAVATLGVVSAAGAGVMFRYIPRFVPAPRAKASDLVSR
- a CDS encoding FAD-binding protein, which encodes MTDVYELSTDVLVIGGGPAATWAALRAARDGADVVLADKGYCGTSGATASAGTGVWYVPPDPIEREAAIASRASLGGYLADRRWSTRVLDETFARLNELAEEARYPFPVGPDGRQLRNGLQGPEYMRRMRIRARRAGVRILDHSPVTELLVDTAGAVAGAAGYRRQAGEDYRVRAGAVVLATGGCAFQSKALGCDVNTGDGALFAVEAGAELSGMEFSNAYGIAPEGTSVTKTAFYHFATFYRADGTVLEGAGGRNRSPIAAELLCGKVFCRLDRADEPARAAMRRAQPNFFLTFDRLGIDPFTDKFSVTLIAEGTVRGTGGIRLVADDCATGVAGLYAAGDAATRELICGGFTGGGSHNAAWAISSGTWAGGGAAGYALSLGAGAARRRVSGIGEAGARPEGPRITGDARAVVSAVQREVLPYDKNYLRRGSVLADSLSTLDEIWSDVRDSLGGDGAERVRTRQAAAMTAHARWMYHAALARTETRGMAKRLDFPDQDPDQQYRLITGGVDQVRVRPDHAAVPAGAAS
- a CDS encoding alpha/beta fold hydrolase, which codes for MQELQIWSEEIGAVTDPPILLIVGSMSQGILWPDEFVGGLVAGGRRVIRYDHRDTGRSGTVDFAAEPYTWHDIKDDVYRVLDAHGLDSAHLVGQSAGGLLGQFVAVERPERVRSLTVIGSSPLGGGEGQVLMRALTGQPQPAGSLPEPAPEFVAFYRALLAAAPPENRRDRIDGMIAEQRLLHGTGLPFDEDAARRLQERVHDRARDLSAVANHRLAAAAGPDFEPVGVLHRVQAPTLVIEGSHEPVKPGHGAIIAEQIPGARLRIVAGMGHTLPPEVHAELADAVLAHTAG
- a CDS encoding cytochrome P450, with translation MTTPPDPVPPPVSPGRGDEQRVALHSPEFAADPHRAYQEMRERYGALVPVELAPGVPATLVLGYRAALRILNDPDRFPADPRTWEKTVPADCPVLPVLQWRPNAPRSSGAAHARYRGATTAALAGVDLHALRGTVERFAVPLINSFCSSGSADLVGQYAFPLTFEVINAVLGCPPEISERAAAATAAIFDGVDSEKGNQMFGEAVQELVASKSTEPGDDVTTRLLRHAAGLDETEMTHQVVALYGVGMGPMQSLIINTLCLILTDDRFADEMLGGVLPTRDALDDVLFDDPPLPNASVTYPRQPVLIDDVWLPAHQPVVISLAGCNNDPEIRAGDHSGNRSHLAWGAGPHACPAQDTAYLIAQEAIDQLLDALPDLRLAVPVQDLTWRPGPLHRTLAELPVAFPPTPPLPIL
- a CDS encoding ABC transporter substrate-binding protein, which gives rise to MRKRVPALLFALLAAVSLMSACGTSSEPRTTEDGRTVIRYQGWASQVTYPELAADLGYFDKVALEWVGNTTSGPQDIQSAATGATDIGGAFNGAVVKLAAAGSPVTSLISYYGSDQENFTGYYVKEDSPIRSARDLIGKKFGVNTLGAHHEFVAREWLARQGLSNDEIAQVELTVVPPVNAETALRQGQIDAVALFDVWRDEAVARGGIRPLFTDGALFGAFSYGTYIVRDDFLARNRDAVADLTQGTARAIRWAQTTPRDQVIAKFKDIIARRGREGESPAKADYWKSTGVAGPGGVVREQEIQLWVDWLVRNGDVEGGKLSAQDIYTNEFNPYANGTYPENAGPDGKVAG
- a CDS encoding nuclear transport factor 2 family protein, with protein sequence MHPFRKAVENRDIAAVEALLADDVVFTSPVAFRPYPGKPLTAAILRGVLRVFEDFRYIREIADPNGRDHALVFEATVAGKRLTGCDFLHFDEDGKIDDLMVMVRPLSAATALAEAMGAQFERIQSEAIAASAE
- a CDS encoding ferredoxin family protein; the protein is MIELVSAQRCIACDKCIAVCPTNVFDRGADGIPVISRHSDCQTCFQCEANCPADALFVSPRTTPEPESSAAGDQDELVRRGLLGSYRAQIGWGKGRKPGTLEAVGPALQPNGTPLTS